One window of the Streptomyces sp. TS71-3 genome contains the following:
- a CDS encoding transposase has translation MTTLSEAGRIGYARYTYRLRVSSTARRTLLAEWDRCRWIWNECVAKSKALDLPNKATGEQRTCGPAQLDKMLTEARRHTPWLREGSSVPQQQLIRDFGKSRAKARKDIRERLPQQSRAGMPKWKKKREAVPTLNYTRRSFRLKDDRLHLAGGIVLTVVWSRELPAEPSSVRVYQDSVGHWHCSFVVPTQAQPLPRTGRVLGVDWGVKQTATTTSDAYDLPHAQHGRKAQARLTRYDRMMARRKPNKGQAASKGYREAKRWRAKTYAKIARQRQDTGRKWAKNVVRDHDVIAVEDFRPKSLAKSSMARKAADAAIGATKKALMEMGRKHGRDIRLVHPAHTTMDCASCGARTKHALPLSERTYTCTACGAVAPRDKNSARVMLVRAGLNPAGVEGVRPSRSAAPRGSLSQESPPTSEGRNPLPSKRGAVNMRQHFASQPGGSSPIAR, from the coding sequence ATGACGACGCTAAGTGAAGCCGGTCGGATCGGGTACGCCCGGTACACGTACCGGCTTCGCGTGTCGTCGACCGCCCGGAGGACACTGCTGGCGGAATGGGACCGGTGCCGCTGGATCTGGAACGAGTGCGTCGCCAAGTCCAAGGCTCTTGACCTGCCCAACAAGGCCACGGGCGAACAGCGGACCTGTGGCCCGGCGCAGCTCGACAAGATGCTGACCGAGGCGCGCAGGCATACGCCATGGCTGCGCGAGGGCAGCTCGGTTCCTCAGCAGCAACTGATCCGGGACTTCGGCAAGAGTCGTGCCAAGGCGCGCAAGGACATCCGCGAACGCCTCCCGCAGCAGAGCCGGGCTGGTATGCCGAAGTGGAAGAAGAAGCGTGAGGCGGTGCCGACGCTGAACTACACCCGGCGCTCATTCCGGCTGAAGGACGATCGCCTGCACCTGGCGGGCGGGATCGTGCTGACGGTGGTGTGGTCGCGGGAGTTGCCCGCCGAGCCCTCCTCAGTGCGCGTGTACCAGGACAGCGTTGGACACTGGCATTGCTCGTTCGTGGTCCCCACCCAGGCGCAGCCTTTGCCGCGGACCGGACGGGTGCTCGGCGTGGACTGGGGCGTGAAGCAGACCGCGACCACCACTTCCGATGCATATGATCTCCCGCACGCTCAGCACGGCCGTAAGGCGCAGGCCAGGCTGACGCGATACGACCGGATGATGGCCCGCCGCAAACCGAACAAGGGGCAGGCTGCCTCGAAGGGTTACCGCGAGGCGAAGAGGTGGCGGGCGAAAACCTACGCGAAGATCGCCCGGCAGCGGCAGGACACCGGCCGCAAGTGGGCGAAGAACGTCGTGAGGGACCACGACGTCATCGCCGTGGAGGACTTCCGCCCGAAGTCCCTCGCCAAGTCCTCGATGGCCCGCAAGGCGGCGGACGCCGCGATCGGCGCCACCAAGAAGGCGCTGATGGAGATGGGCCGCAAGCACGGGCGTGACATCCGTCTTGTGCATCCTGCGCACACCACCATGGACTGTGCATCGTGCGGAGCGAGAACCAAGCACGCGCTGCCGCTGTCCGAGCGCACCTACACCTGCACCGCCTGCGGAGCCGTCGCCCCCAGAGACAAGAACTCCGCCCGCGTGATGCTCGTCCGGGCAGGTCTGAACCCGGCTGGTGTCGAGGGCGTAAGACCTTCCCGGAGCGCCGCTCCCAGGGGCAGCCTGAGCCAGGAATCCCCACCCACCTCCGAAGGAAGGAACCCCCTCCCTTCAAAGAGGGGAGCAGTCAACATGCGCCAGCACTTCGCCTCTCAACCCGGCGGCAGCAGCCCGATCGCCCGGTGA
- a CDS encoding SH3 domain-containing protein: MAESTVTPETPETLESLEPLEDRTQEAEPSEATEAVALASATTGYPVVAQVNVRSGPGTSYRKVGTVSAGSLVAISCQTPGQNIVGPLGTSNIWDRIGSGRYVSDTYVRTGSDGFVAPRC; encoded by the coding sequence ATGGCTGAGAGCACTGTGACGCCCGAGACACCCGAGACCCTTGAGTCGCTGGAGCCGCTTGAGGACAGAACGCAGGAGGCCGAGCCGTCGGAGGCCACCGAGGCCGTGGCGCTCGCCTCGGCGACCACCGGCTACCCGGTGGTCGCGCAGGTGAACGTCCGCTCGGGCCCCGGCACGTCCTACCGCAAGGTGGGCACCGTCTCGGCTGGAAGCCTGGTCGCGATCAGCTGCCAGACGCCGGGTCAGAACATCGTGGGCCCGCTCGGCACCTCGAACATCTGGGACCGCATAGGCAGCGGGCGCTACGTGTCCGACACGTATGTCCGCACCGGAAGCGACGGGTTCGTGGCGCCCCGCTGCTGA
- the trpS gene encoding tryptophan--tRNA ligase, with the protein MARIFSGVKPSGHLTLGNYLGAMRRWAEVDQHRAEALFCIVDLHALTVAHDPARVRRLTRQAATLLLAAGLDPERCTLFVQSHVDEHARLSYLLECVATDGEMRRMIQYREKSAREQAKGGSVRLSLLTYPALMAADILAYGTEEVPVGDDQAQHVELSRDLAVRFNQRYGRTFVVPRATVPGVAARVMDLQDPTSKMGKSHESGTGIVYLLDEPEVVRRKILRSVTDSGREIVYDRAGKPGVSNLLEILAACEGGDPEELSGAYESYGALKKDAADAVVELLRPLRERHRELAADTEYVDEVLRSGAERARAVARPRVDAAHRAIGLLPPG; encoded by the coding sequence ATGGCGCGGATCTTCAGCGGGGTCAAACCCAGCGGGCACCTGACCCTGGGCAACTATCTGGGGGCCATGCGGCGCTGGGCCGAGGTCGACCAGCACCGGGCGGAGGCGTTGTTCTGCATCGTCGACTTGCATGCCCTGACGGTGGCGCACGATCCGGCGCGGGTACGGCGGCTGACGCGCCAGGCGGCGACGCTGCTGCTGGCCGCGGGGCTCGACCCTGAGCGGTGCACGCTCTTCGTGCAGAGCCACGTGGACGAGCACGCGCGGCTGTCCTACCTGCTGGAGTGCGTCGCCACGGACGGCGAGATGCGCCGCATGATCCAGTACAGGGAGAAGTCAGCGCGGGAGCAGGCCAAAGGCGGCAGCGTGCGGCTGTCCCTGCTGACGTATCCGGCGCTGATGGCCGCGGACATCCTGGCGTACGGCACCGAGGAGGTGCCGGTCGGGGACGACCAGGCGCAGCACGTCGAGCTGAGCCGGGACCTGGCGGTGCGGTTCAACCAGCGGTACGGCCGCACGTTCGTCGTACCGCGTGCGACGGTCCCCGGCGTGGCCGCGCGGGTCATGGACCTTCAGGACCCCACGTCGAAGATGGGCAAGTCGCACGAGTCCGGCACCGGAATCGTCTACCTGCTGGACGAGCCGGAGGTGGTGCGCAGGAAGATCCTCCGGTCCGTGACCGACAGTGGGCGGGAGATCGTGTACGACCGTGCGGGCAAGCCGGGCGTCTCGAATCTGCTGGAGATCCTCGCGGCCTGTGAGGGTGGGGATCCCGAGGAGCTGAGCGGTGCCTACGAGTCGTACGGGGCGTTGAAGAAGGACGCCGCCGATGCCGTGGTGGAGCTGCTGAGGCCCTTGCGGGAGCGGCACCGGGAACTGGCGGCCGATACGGAGTACGTGGACGAGGTGCTGCGTTCGGGTGCGGAGCGGGCCAGGGCGGTCGCGAGACCGCGGGTGGACGCCGCTCACCGGGCGATCGGGCTGCTGCCGCCGGGTTGA
- a CDS encoding ATP-binding cassette domain-containing protein has protein sequence MMNYSPASAPRGSAPPDSTPPGSTPPGSTAPPSAAGSTDARVTSPAVRGAGLSVVRGGRTVLRGLDFAVPRGRITGLLGPSGCGKSTLMRAIVGTQGRVTGTLDVLGRPAGSAALRSRVGYVTQAPSVYTDLTVRQNLEYFAAVLAPGRAAAARRRADVTRAISDVALTSHAGALAGNLSGGQLSRVSLAVALLGAPELLVLDEPTVGLDPVLRRDLWDIFHGLAAERGTTLLVSSHVMDEAERCHRLLLMRDGVFLTGDGAGAQAGGDTPDALRARTGTDTVEDAFLRLVDEAAGKDAAEPAGRAAEQTTDHPTERPTDPPTEQPTDRTTGRPADHSTDQPTDQLADHSTDQPAAPTAQADPRPGKEPRP, from the coding sequence ATGATGAATTACTCGCCGGCCTCCGCACCTCGGGGCTCCGCACCCCCGGACTCCACACCGCCGGGCTCGACACCGCCGGGTTCCACCGCGCCCCCGAGCGCCGCAGGTTCCACGGACGCCCGCGTCACGTCCCCGGCCGTGCGCGGAGCGGGCCTCAGCGTCGTGCGCGGGGGCCGCACCGTCCTGCGGGGCCTCGACTTCGCCGTGCCGCGCGGCCGGATCACGGGGCTGCTCGGCCCCTCGGGGTGCGGCAAATCGACGCTGATGCGGGCGATCGTGGGCACGCAGGGCCGCGTCACCGGCACCCTCGACGTGCTCGGCCGCCCCGCGGGCAGCGCCGCTCTCCGTTCGCGGGTCGGCTACGTCACCCAGGCCCCGTCCGTCTACACCGACCTGACGGTGCGCCAGAACCTGGAGTACTTCGCGGCGGTCCTCGCCCCCGGCCGCGCCGCCGCGGCCCGGCGCCGGGCGGACGTCACCCGTGCCATCTCCGACGTCGCCCTGACCTCGCACGCCGGCGCCCTCGCCGGCAACCTCTCCGGCGGTCAGCTCAGCCGCGTCTCCCTCGCCGTCGCCCTGCTCGGCGCCCCCGAACTCCTCGTCCTGGACGAGCCCACCGTCGGCCTGGACCCCGTTCTCCGCCGTGACCTGTGGGACATCTTCCACGGCCTGGCCGCCGAGCGCGGCACCACGCTGCTGGTCTCCTCGCACGTCATGGACGAGGCCGAGCGCTGCCACCGGCTCCTGCTGATGCGCGACGGCGTGTTCCTCACCGGGGACGGCGCGGGGGCGCAGGCCGGCGGCGACACCCCGGACGCCCTGCGCGCCCGGACCGGTACGGACACCGTCGAGGACGCCTTCCTCCGCCTGGTCGACGAAGCCGCAGGCAAGGACGCCGCCGAGCCCGCCGGACGGGCCGCGGAACAGACCACGGATCACCCCACGGAACGACCCACGGATCCCCCCACGGAACAACCCACCGACCGGACCACCGGCCGACCCGCCGATCACAGCACCGACCAGCCCACCGACCAACTCGCCGATCACAGCACCGACCAGCCAGCCGCCCCCACCGCCCAGGCTGACCCCCGCCCCGGCAAGGAGCCCCGCCCATGA
- a CDS encoding PQQ-binding-like beta-propeller repeat protein: MQLRAGDPETIGGYAIRERLGSGGMGTVFLAHTPSGRPVAIKLIHQQYLDDDEFRIRFRQEVAAARRVSGAFTAAVVDADPDGPHPWMATTYIQGPTLAQRITEDGALGGAALRTLAIGLVEALRDIHRAGVVHRDLKPSNVVLSPEGPRVIDFGISRATDHQTLTMTGRVIGTPPFMSPEQLQAPREVGPESDVFSLATLLVYAATGQGPFDSDSPYMTAYQVVHEAPVLAQVPAPLRAAVEACLAKDPARRPNADELLTQLRALPEELTVSPAAAAAAAARDADPDTRLLSPQTRERLRRARAGRGDGGDRGDDTEGMPTVAQRFAESLAADHGVEFLADERGAPFDGGAPFDGRGASLDERVAFSGDDTVMRSPAAEPATHDTHPRRGAPAPVHLPPRRLSPAGEPGPAPGGARRPAPGSRPGTVPAPQGPATTATPAGAAAGHSAAPGPFSARGLRSRWRTVVAVAAAVAAISTGVALLSGGGADRPRGGMADGKGRGSVTVAQVQPPAGFKPWHETVAGGQGISDELRCVAHGDSVYCGGGGVLGVRLRTSDGSQVWKRPSPGVPAQGVYMAGFADDTMIGYRITSGGQEEIVGLSAADGEETWSVRPASNSATFTGHQQDAVVSGSRVVYADNASTRIEAREARSGGRSWATPFPAGQQCIPLTAGTRLYAMCAPRAEVAGVEVKHPAFRTVDPATGALGDPVAVDGPVWPAGEADGSLVLLRRHMANGGVTGYTDVLRVDPDTGKVAEAPLQGAAGVTPGMAGGTLYLTGAAGLVRAIDPVTGRQKWAAQTSLESASGPVLAHGVLYFSSPTGRVQALHARDGRRLWTTVPRSDTVNSELAASPRVAVAGGVMVVTAGDNTVFGFATARPPEAP, encoded by the coding sequence GTGCAGCTCCGTGCGGGAGATCCCGAGACGATCGGCGGATACGCGATCCGGGAACGTCTCGGTTCCGGCGGCATGGGAACGGTCTTCCTGGCGCACACGCCGTCCGGCCGGCCCGTCGCGATCAAGCTGATCCACCAGCAGTACCTGGACGACGACGAGTTCCGGATCCGGTTCCGGCAGGAGGTCGCCGCGGCCCGGCGGGTCAGCGGCGCCTTCACGGCGGCCGTCGTGGACGCCGATCCGGACGGCCCCCATCCGTGGATGGCCACCACCTACATCCAGGGACCGACGCTCGCCCAGCGGATCACGGAGGACGGCGCGCTCGGCGGCGCGGCGCTGCGCACGCTCGCCATCGGGCTGGTGGAGGCGCTGCGCGACATCCACCGCGCGGGCGTGGTGCACCGCGACCTCAAGCCGTCGAACGTCGTGCTCTCCCCCGAGGGCCCCCGCGTGATCGACTTCGGGATCTCGCGCGCCACCGACCACCAGACGCTCACCATGACCGGCCGGGTCATCGGGACGCCGCCGTTCATGTCGCCGGAGCAGTTGCAGGCGCCGCGCGAGGTGGGGCCCGAGTCGGACGTGTTCTCCCTGGCCACCCTGCTCGTCTACGCGGCGACCGGCCAGGGGCCCTTCGACTCCGACAGCCCCTATATGACGGCCTACCAGGTCGTCCACGAGGCGCCGGTGCTGGCCCAGGTGCCCGCGCCGCTGCGTGCGGCCGTCGAGGCCTGTCTGGCCAAGGACCCCGCCAGGCGGCCGAACGCGGACGAGTTGCTGACGCAGCTGCGGGCCCTGCCCGAGGAGCTGACCGTCTCGCCCGCCGCCGCGGCCGCCGCGGCGGCACGTGACGCCGACCCCGACACCCGGCTGCTCTCCCCGCAGACCCGGGAGCGGTTGCGCAGGGCGCGCGCCGGGCGCGGGGACGGCGGGGACCGCGGGGACGACACCGAGGGCATGCCGACGGTCGCCCAGCGGTTCGCCGAGTCCCTCGCGGCCGACCACGGTGTCGAGTTCCTCGCCGACGAGAGAGGTGCGCCCTTCGACGGAGGCGCGCCCTTCGACGGTCGAGGAGCGTCCCTTGACGAGCGCGTGGCGTTCTCCGGTGACGACACGGTCATGCGGTCACCCGCCGCTGAGCCGGCGACCCACGACACCCACCCGCGCCGGGGTGCCCCCGCTCCCGTCCACCTCCCGCCCCGGCGCCTGTCCCCGGCCGGGGAGCCCGGTCCCGCACCCGGCGGCGCCCGGCGGCCCGCGCCCGGCTCCCGCCCCGGCACCGTGCCCGCCCCGCAGGGCCCCGCGACCACCGCGACCCCGGCGGGCGCTGCCGCGGGGCACTCCGCGGCCCCCGGCCCGTTCTCGGCGCGCGGCCTGCGCAGCCGCTGGCGGACGGTGGTCGCCGTCGCCGCCGCGGTGGCCGCGATCAGCACCGGAGTGGCCCTGCTGAGCGGCGGCGGCGCCGACCGGCCCCGGGGCGGCATGGCGGACGGGAAGGGGCGCGGCTCCGTCACCGTGGCCCAGGTGCAGCCGCCCGCGGGCTTCAAGCCCTGGCACGAGACGGTCGCCGGCGGCCAGGGGATCTCGGACGAGCTGCGCTGCGTCGCGCACGGCGACTCGGTCTACTGCGGCGGGGGCGGGGTGCTCGGCGTCCGGCTCAGGACGTCCGACGGCAGCCAGGTGTGGAAGCGGCCCAGCCCGGGCGTACCCGCTCAGGGCGTGTACATGGCGGGCTTCGCCGACGACACGATGATCGGGTACCGCATCACGTCCGGCGGCCAGGAAGAGATCGTCGGGCTCTCCGCGGCCGACGGCGAGGAGACGTGGTCGGTGCGCCCCGCGTCGAACTCGGCGACGTTCACTGGCCACCAACAGGACGCTGTGGTGTCCGGCTCCCGGGTCGTCTACGCCGACAACGCGTCCACCCGGATCGAGGCACGCGAGGCACGGTCCGGCGGGCGGAGCTGGGCAACGCCGTTCCCCGCCGGCCAGCAGTGCATCCCGCTGACCGCCGGAACACGCCTCTACGCGATGTGCGCACCGCGCGCCGAGGTCGCGGGGGTCGAGGTCAAGCACCCCGCCTTCCGTACGGTCGACCCCGCCACCGGCGCGCTGGGCGACCCGGTCGCCGTCGACGGACCCGTGTGGCCGGCGGGCGAGGCCGACGGTTCGCTGGTGCTACTGCGCAGGCACATGGCGAACGGCGGCGTCACCGGCTACACCGACGTGCTCCGGGTCGACCCGGACACCGGCAAGGTCGCCGAGGCCCCCCTGCAAGGCGCCGCGGGCGTGACCCCGGGAATGGCCGGCGGGACGCTCTACCTCACGGGCGCCGCGGGGCTCGTCAGGGCGATCGATCCGGTGACGGGACGCCAGAAGTGGGCGGCGCAGACGAGCCTGGAGTCCGCCTCGGGGCCGGTGCTGGCACACGGCGTGCTGTACTTCAGCTCGCCCACCGGAAGGGTGCAGGCGCTCCACGCGCGCGACGGGCGGCGGTTGTGGACCACCGTGCCGCGCTCCGACACCGTCAACTCGGAGTTGGCCGCCTCGCCGCGGGTGGCGGTGGCCGGCGGCGTCATGGTCGTCACGGCGGGCGACAACACCGTCTTCGGCTTCGCCACGGCGCGACCGCCGGAGGCGCCGTAG
- a CDS encoding class I SAM-dependent methyltransferase — protein MTGSSRAARAARAAREASAVHAARAQSFNAVAAQYAGYRPSYPPALLDAIEEQAGRPLAGARVVDVGAGTGISTALLAARGARVIAVEPGAGMAAELHRALPGVPLVRGDGNALPLAGASADLVTYAQSWHWTDPARSLPEAMRVLRPGGTLALWWNVPDHAIAWQADQRARIEERFGSGTGAHGTAGRVRDSGADLDFAHRQVRWSRRLPLDDHLAGLGSHSIFLVHDRAAVDDFFAGERERLNELFPAGTVEETYVVDLLTASRPPS, from the coding sequence ATGACCGGTTCGTCCCGTGCCGCCCGTGCCGCCCGTGCCGCCCGCGAGGCCAGTGCCGTCCACGCCGCCCGCGCGCAGTCCTTCAACGCGGTCGCCGCCCAGTACGCCGGCTACCGGCCCTCCTACCCGCCGGCCCTCCTCGACGCGATCGAGGAACAGGCGGGCCGGCCGCTCGCCGGAGCCCGGGTGGTCGACGTCGGCGCGGGCACCGGGATCTCCACGGCCCTGCTCGCCGCCCGCGGCGCCCGGGTGATCGCCGTGGAACCGGGCGCGGGCATGGCCGCCGAGTTGCACCGGGCGCTGCCCGGCGTACCGCTGGTACGCGGCGACGGCAACGCCCTTCCGCTGGCCGGCGCCTCGGCCGACCTCGTCACGTACGCCCAGTCCTGGCACTGGACCGACCCCGCGCGCTCCCTACCGGAGGCCATGCGCGTGCTGCGCCCCGGTGGCACCCTCGCCCTCTGGTGGAACGTTCCGGACCACGCCATCGCATGGCAGGCCGACCAGCGCGCGAGGATCGAGGAGCGGTTCGGATCGGGAACGGGCGCCCACGGCACCGCGGGAAGGGTGCGCGACTCCGGCGCGGACCTGGACTTCGCCCACCGCCAGGTGCGCTGGAGCCGCCGGCTGCCGCTCGACGACCACCTCGCCGGCCTCGGCAGCCACTCGATCTTCCTGGTGCACGACCGGGCGGCCGTGGACGACTTCTTCGCAGGCGAACGTGAGCGCCTGAACGAGCTGTTCCCCGCCGGAACGGTCGAGGAGACGTACGTCGTCGACCTCCTCACGGCGTCCCGCCCGCCAAGCTGA
- the proC gene encoding pyrroline-5-carboxylate reductase — protein sequence MTKKVAVLGTGKIGEALLSGMIRAGRAPADLLVTARRAERAEELRTRYGVAAVSNPEAAKSADTLILTVKPQDMGALLDELAPHTPAGRLIITGAAGITTSFVEQRLAEGTPVVRVMTNTPALVDEAMSVISAGSHATDDDLGHAEEVFGAVGKTLRVPEAQQDATTALSGSGPAYFYYLVEAMTDAGILLGLPRDKAHDLIVQAAIGAAVMLRDSGEHPVKLRENVTSPAGTTINAIRELENHGVRAALIAALEAARDRSRALASGTG from the coding sequence ATGACCAAGAAAGTCGCGGTGCTCGGCACCGGAAAGATCGGCGAGGCCCTGCTCAGCGGAATGATCCGGGCCGGCCGCGCGCCCGCCGACCTGCTGGTCACGGCCCGCCGTGCCGAGCGTGCCGAGGAACTCCGCACCCGCTACGGCGTCGCGGCCGTCAGCAACCCCGAGGCCGCCAAGTCCGCCGACACGCTGATCCTCACGGTCAAGCCGCAGGACATGGGTGCCCTGCTGGACGAGCTCGCCCCGCACACCCCCGCCGGCCGCCTGATCATCACCGGCGCCGCCGGCATCACCACCTCCTTCGTCGAGCAGCGCCTCGCCGAGGGCACGCCCGTCGTGCGGGTCATGACGAACACGCCCGCCCTCGTCGACGAGGCCATGTCGGTGATCTCCGCGGGCAGCCACGCCACCGACGACGACCTCGGCCACGCCGAGGAGGTCTTCGGCGCCGTCGGCAAGACGCTGCGGGTCCCCGAGGCACAGCAGGACGCCACGACCGCGCTCTCCGGCTCGGGCCCCGCGTACTTCTACTACCTCGTCGAGGCCATGACCGACGCCGGCATCCTGCTCGGCCTGCCCCGCGACAAGGCCCACGACCTCATCGTCCAGGCCGCGATCGGCGCCGCCGTGATGCTCCGCGACAGCGGCGAACACCCGGTGAAGCTCAGGGAGAACGTGACCTCCCCGGCCGGCACCACCATCAACGCCATCCGCGAGCTGGAGAACCACGGCGTGCGCGCCGCCCTCATCGCCGCCCTGGAGGCTGCCCGCGACCGAAGCCGCGCCCTGGCCTCCGGCACGGGCTGA
- a CDS encoding ABC transporter permease: MTAAPAAAAPGTTDPAPPGPGPALSFTRTVATAARVLRQLRHDPRSIALMILVPCVMLFLLRYVFDGNERTFDSIGASLLGIFPLITMFLVTSIATLRERTSGTLERLLAMPLGKADLIGGYALAFGALAVLQSALATALALWGLGLDVTGSPWLLLLIALLDALLGTALGLFVSAFASSEYQAVQFMPAVIFPQILLCGLFAPRPSMHPALEAVSDVLPMSYAVDGMNQVLQHTDVTGDFVRDCLVVAGCALLVLGLGAATLRRRTP, from the coding sequence ATGACCGCCGCCCCCGCCGCCGCGGCCCCCGGCACCACGGACCCCGCGCCGCCCGGCCCCGGCCCCGCGCTCTCGTTCACCCGCACCGTCGCCACCGCCGCCCGCGTGCTGCGCCAGCTCCGCCACGACCCGCGGTCCATCGCGCTGATGATCCTGGTGCCGTGCGTGATGCTCTTCCTGCTCCGCTACGTCTTCGACGGCAACGAGCGCACGTTCGACTCCATCGGCGCCTCGCTGCTCGGGATCTTCCCGCTGATCACCATGTTCCTGGTGACGTCCATCGCGACCCTGCGCGAGCGGACCTCGGGCACCCTGGAGCGCCTGCTCGCCATGCCCCTCGGCAAGGCCGACCTGATCGGGGGCTACGCCCTCGCCTTCGGCGCCCTCGCCGTACTGCAGTCCGCCCTCGCCACGGCGCTCGCGCTGTGGGGTCTGGGACTCGACGTCACCGGGTCCCCGTGGCTGCTGCTGCTCATCGCCCTGCTCGACGCCCTCCTCGGCACCGCGCTCGGCCTCTTCGTGTCCGCGTTCGCATCCTCCGAGTACCAGGCGGTCCAGTTCATGCCCGCGGTGATCTTTCCCCAGATCCTCCTCTGCGGCCTCTTCGCGCCGCGCCCCAGCATGCATCCGGCCCTCGAAGCCGTCTCCGACGTGCTGCCCATGTCGTACGCGGTGGACGGCATGAACCAGGTCCTCCAGCACACCGACGTCACCGGCGACTTCGTCCGCGACTGCCTGGTCGTCGCCGGCTGCGCCCTCCTCGTCCTCGGCCTGGGCGCCGCCACCCTCCGCCGCCGCACGCCCTGA
- a CDS encoding EamA/RhaT family transporter, with amino-acid sequence MTPGTPDAPDTPAPQPLRFFGTTWLTRDRTYAIRRTAVAATALLAAAAGALVLVLACQGLAAAEGGLVNVLLVAVTAVCSATAFRRTWSGFAVGPDTSAQGPRQGPQQDPQQSAPQGSQRGFMAIGFLGVLLAYAVRCAVEAPGERLHRAEYERARAEHARRTARRTGNPATRTKKRKK; translated from the coding sequence GTGACTCCCGGCACCCCCGACGCTCCTGACACCCCCGCACCCCAGCCCCTCCGGTTCTTCGGCACCACCTGGCTCACTCGCGACCGCACCTACGCGATCCGGCGCACAGCCGTCGCGGCAACCGCCCTCCTCGCTGCCGCCGCCGGCGCCCTGGTCCTCGTCCTCGCCTGCCAGGGACTGGCCGCCGCGGAAGGCGGCCTGGTGAACGTCCTGCTGGTGGCGGTGACAGCCGTCTGCAGCGCGACCGCATTTCGCCGCACCTGGTCCGGTTTCGCCGTAGGCCCGGACACCTCCGCCCAAGGCCCGCGGCAAGGCCCGCAGCAGGATCCGCAGCAGAGTGCGCCGCAAGGCTCGCAGCGCGGCTTCATGGCCATAGGGTTCCTCGGCGTCCTGCTCGCGTACGCCGTCCGCTGCGCCGTCGAGGCCCCGGGCGAACGCCTGCACCGCGCGGAGTACGAGCGCGCCCGCGCGGAGCACGCCCGCCGCACGGCCCGCCGTACCGGCAACCCGGCCACCCGCACGAAGAAGAGGAAGAAGTAG